One Rattus norvegicus strain BN/NHsdMcwi chromosome 18, GRCr8, whole genome shotgun sequence DNA segment encodes these proteins:
- the Pcdhb1 gene encoding protocadherin beta-1 precursor, whose protein sequence is MAAARRKPLQNRQVGSLLLLWCVSVGGAATIRYSVAEEMESGSFVANVAKDLGLEVGKLAERGARLVAEGNRLHFRLHRKTGDLFVKEKLDREALCGKADPCVLHFEIILAEPLQSFRVEVRVFDINDNAPVFLNKEPLLKIPESTPLGSRFPLQSAQDLDVGLNGLQNYTLSANTYFHLHTRFRSHGPKYAELVLDNPLDREAQPEVNLTITAVDGGSPPKSGTANIRVVVLDVNDHVPQFSRLVYRAQVPENSDNGSLVVVVTATDLDEGTNKQITYSLAENPEAVLRTFLVDPQTGEVRLRGPLDFETIETYDIDIQATDGGGLSAHSKVLVEVVDVNDNPPEVTISSVSSPLAEDSPLQTVVALFTIRDRDVRVGGKITCFLKEDLPFVVKHTFRNSYSLVTDRILDREDVSNYNITLVAMDTGPPSLSTETVIEVVISDINDNSPVFQEDSYVLTVRENNSPAVFIGKVHAEDLDLGENAQVTYSLLPPKSGDLSVFAYISINSDNGKLYALRTMDYEAIQDFQFVVKATDGGFLSLSSQVTVRVVVLDDNDNRPMILYPLQNGTLPCNDLVPRSAEAGYLVTKVVAVDGDSGQNSWLSYHLLKATDLGLFSVQRQNGEIRTLRQISERDPMMQKLVILVQDHGQPALSTTASLNILLVDGFSEPYLQFQDPSKHSRKVNPTTKYLVISLAVLSFLFLFSVTVIIIIHLYQKIKHREKFTVQEHFYDDCNFPNNLVQGRGNGSLSQPCPYDMCSATGTGNSEFRFLKRFMPNFPFPHATGEVKTENDASLPPDSNRNRSRGSEGHARAGDDYM, encoded by the coding sequence ATGGCAGCTGCGCGCAGGAAGCCTTTGCAGAACAGGCAGGTGggctctcttctccttctctggtgtgtgtctgtgggaggtGCGGCCACTATCCGCTATTCGGTGGCAGAGGAGATGGAGAGCGGTTCCTTTGTGGCTAATGTGGCTAAGGACCTAGGGCTAGAGGTGGGGAAGCTGGCAGAGCGTGGGGCGCGGCTCGTTGCCGAGGGCAACAGGTTGCATTTCCGGCTCCATCGCAAAACTGGAGATTTGTTCGTCAAAGAGAAACTAGATCGCGAGGCACTTTGTGGCAAAGCTGACCCGTGTGTGCTGCACTTTGAAATTATTCTCGCCGAGCCGCTCCAGTCCTTCCGGGTGGAAGTCAGAGTATTTGATATCAATGACAATGCACCAGTTTTTCTAAACAAAGAGCCTCTTTTAAAGATTCCAGAGAGCACCCCATTGGGCTCACGCTTTCCACTGCAGAGTGCCCAAGATCTGGACGTGGGACTCAATGGTCTTCAAAACTACACCTTGAGTGCAAACACctatttccacctgcacacacgcTTCCGAAGCCATGGTCCCAAATATGCAGAACTTGTGTTGGATAATCCCCTAGATAGAGAGGCGCAGCCTGAAGTCAACTTGACCATTACAGCGGTGGATGGTGGGTCCCCTCCCAAATCTGGCACCGCCAACATTCGAGTGGTTGTCCTGGACGTCAATGACCACGTGCCCCAGTTCTCTCGCTTGGTGTACCGTGCTCAGGTGCCAGAGAACAGTGACAATGGCtctttggtggtggtagtgactGCCACAGACCTGGATGAGGGCACCAATAAGCAGATAACTTACTCTTTAGCTGAAAATCCAGAAGCAGTTCTACGGACATTTCTTGTTGACCCACAAACTGGAGAGGTTCGACTCCGTGGGCCCTTAGATTTTGAAACGATAGAAACATACGACATTGACATTCAAGCTACAGATGGAGGGGGTCTTTCTGCTCACAGCAAAGTCTTGGTGGAAGTGGTGGATGTAAACGACAATCCTCCAGAAGTGACAATCTCCTCGGTGTCCAGCCCTCTTGCTGAGGACTCTCCACTCCAGACTGTAGTGGCTCTCTTCACTATCCGAGACCGGGATGTGCGAGTTGGAGGGAAAATCACCTGTTTCCTCAAAGAAGATTTGCCTTTTGTAGTCAAACACACATTCCGGAATTCTTACTCGCTAGTCACTGACAGAATCTTGGATAGGGAAGATGTCTCCAACTATAATATCACCCTCGTTGCCATGGACACTGGACCGCCCAGTCTGTCCACCGAGACTGTGATTGAAGTGGTAATATCTGATATAAATGACAATTCTCCAGTTTTTCAGGAGGATTCCTATGTCTTGACTGTCCGTGAAAACAACAGTCCTGCAGTTTTTATTGGCAAAGTCCACGCAGAGGATCTAGATTTGGGTGAAAATGCTCAAGTAACATACTCCCTGCTGCCTCCAAAGAGTGGCGATCTGTCAGTCTTTGCTTACATCTCCATAAACTCAGATAACGGAAAGCTCTATGCGCTAAGAACTATGGATTATGAGGCCATTCAAGACTTTCAGTTTGTAGTCAAGGCAACTGATGGTGGCTTTCTGTCGTTGAGTAGCCAAGTTACTGTCAGAGTGGTTGTCCTGGATGACAACGACAATCGTCCGATGATCCTGTACCCACTGCAGAATGGCACTTTGCCCTGCAATGACCTGGTGCCAAGGTCTGCAGAGGCAGGATACCTGGTGACCAAAGTAGTGGCTGTTGACGGTGATTCGGGGCAGAATTCTTGGCTTTCATACCATCTTCTTAAAGCCACAGATCTTGGGTTATTTTCTGTTCAAAGACAAAATGGGGAAATACGTACACTGAGGCAGATATCTGAGAGAGACCCTATGATGCAGAAACTGGTCATTCTTGTTCAGGATCATGGCCAACCAGCTCTCTCCACTACTGCCTCACTCAACATCCTGCTGGTGGATGGCTTTTCAGAGCCTTACTTGCAGTTCCAGGATCCATCCAAGCATTCTAGAAAGGTAAATCCAACCACAAAATATTTGGTCATTTCTCTGgctgtgctttcatttctttttctcttctccgtCACTGTGATTATTATTATACACCTCTACCAGAAGAttaaacacagagagaaatttaCAGTTCAAGAGCACTTCTATGACGACTGTAATTTCCCTAACAACTTGGTGCAAGGAAGAGGCAATGGCTCCTTATCCCAGCCTTGTCCATATGATATGTGCTCAGCCACTGGAACTGGAAACAGCGAGTTCCGTTTCCTTAAGCGATTTATGCCCAATTTCCCATTCCCCCATGCCACTGGGGAGGTGAAAACAGAGAATGACGCCAGTTTGCCTCCAGATTCTAATAGAAATCGGTCTCGGGGTTCAGAGGGCCATGCCAGGGCAGGAGATGACTATATGTAA